The region GCTCAGTGCAACGCCACTCCATGTTCTGACGGTTATTGGTGGTATCTTGCCTGCATTTGGCATTGCGATGAATTTGCGAGCTATCGTTAGTAAAAATATTATCTTATTCTTTCTAATTGGTTTTATCTTACAGATGTACTTTCATGTCCCCATCATTGTAATTTCTATCATTGGATTTATTATTGCAGTATTCTACATAGAACATTCAATGAAGAATGAAGGAGCGAGATGAATGGCTGAACAAGAGAAAGAAACAGAACAAAAAATGCTTAAAAAAAGCGATATCGTAACATCTTTTTGGCTTTGGATGTTTTTCTATGTGTCAAATTATAATTATGAGCGTTTGATGTCGCACAGTTTTACTCATGCATTAACGCCTGTTCTCAAAAGATTGTACGGACATGACAAAGAACAAATGGCAGCGGCTTTACAGCGCCACCTGACATTTTTCAATGTAGAGCCCCATTTTGGCAGTATTATCGGTGGTATTACCATTGCACTGGAGGAAGAACGAGCCCAGGGCAAACCAGTAAGCGATCAGATGATTAACGGTTTAAAAACCGGCTTGATGGGACCTATTGCAGGTGTTGGCGATACACTCTGGCAGGGGACCCTGACACCGATCTTGCTGTCTTTTGCAATCAGTATATCCTCTCAGGGAAATTTAACCGGTGTAGGATTGTATATTCTCCTTATGCCGTTGATTATGTTCACGATTGCTTATAAATTATGGATGAACGGTTATCGTATGGGACGTGCAGGACTGCAAAAGATCATGGGTGGAAATATGCTGCAAAAGGTAATGGCAATAGCACAAACTATGGGTGGTATCGTATTAGGCGGTATTACCGCAAGTTTTGTTACATTATCCTCACCGGTGACCTTCTCTAGGGGGAATTCTATTTTTAATTTACAGGCAGAGGTGTTTGACAAATTGCTGCTAGGATTATTGCCGCTCTTAATTACATTATTTACTCTGCAGTTGCTGAATAGAAAAATGAAATCAACAACAGTATTATGCGTAATTGTGGCTATTGCAGGCTTAGGTGCAGCACTCGGGATTTTTTGAAGGTGTCCATTTTATCTCGACTGCAAAAGATTAGGAAAACAGGGACTAGGTTTTTCTGGGCATGGAAAGATTAAAAGCAGAAATGAAGCATGAAGGATAGCTACCAAAATAATAGGTAGTTATAGGGATATATGGGGTAGGTTCATTGTCCCGGCATGAGAAGTGGTATATAGATTTATAAAAGCAGTTATTGAAAGAATAAAATAAGGCACCACCACCGTCCTTCTGTCCGTGAGAAAAAATAGGAGCTCTATCTGAATGGAGATAGAGCTCCTATTTTTGTCGATTTTTTTAGGGATATAAGAACATATGTAAAAGAAAAATTGGAAATTCCTTTGAGAATAGAGAGGAAATGGAATTTTGATGGAGAAATGTGAAATAAATTACATATTTTTCAAATTAAAAGTCTTGCTAGCTATATTTGATTGGAGAAGAAAAGAGGGATATATATGAGTGATTCTTCAATTTCCCAGGAACGGTTAGAGTTAATAGTTGAAGCTGCATTGAGACAATTGGAAAGTGGTAGGGATTTAGACAGCGTAGTAATGAAACTGGAGGCAAAAGGGCTATCGCCTGGAGAAGCTCAGGATTTAGGGGAAAAGGTATATAAGGAATATATTGAAAAGCAGGAGGCGGCATTAAATAATCAAAAATGTTCGAGTTGTAAGCAAAATTCGCCTGAAG is a window of Propionispora hippei DSM 15287 DNA encoding:
- a CDS encoding PTS system mannose/fructose/sorbose family transporter subunit IID — translated: MAEQEKETEQKMLKKSDIVTSFWLWMFFYVSNYNYERLMSHSFTHALTPVLKRLYGHDKEQMAAALQRHLTFFNVEPHFGSIIGGITIALEEERAQGKPVSDQMINGLKTGLMGPIAGVGDTLWQGTLTPILLSFAISISSQGNLTGVGLYILLMPLIMFTIAYKLWMNGYRMGRAGLQKIMGGNMLQKVMAIAQTMGGIVLGGITASFVTLSSPVTFSRGNSIFNLQAEVFDKLLLGLLPLLITLFTLQLLNRKMKSTTVLCVIVAIAGLGAALGIF